From one Cereibacter sphaeroides 2.4.1 genomic stretch:
- a CDS encoding zinc ribbon domain-containing protein YjdM: MTDMLPPCPECSSSFTYQADALLACPECGHEWSPEATGAEVQIRDSVGNPLADGDTVTVIKDLKLKGSSSVIKVGTKVRGIRLVAGDHDIDCKIPGIGQIGLKSQFVKKVTD; encoded by the coding sequence ATGACCGACATGCTGCCACCTTGCCCCGAATGTTCCTCGAGCTTCACCTATCAGGCTGATGCGCTTCTCGCCTGCCCGGAATGCGGGCACGAATGGTCGCCCGAGGCGACCGGCGCCGAGGTGCAGATCCGCGACAGCGTGGGCAATCCGCTGGCGGACGGCGATACCGTCACGGTCATCAAGGACCTGAAGCTGAAGGGCTCTTCCTCGGTCATCAAGGTCGGCACCAAGGTGCGCGGCATCCGCCTCGTGGCGGGCGATCATGACATCGACTGCAAGATCCCCGGCATCGGCCAGATCGGACTGAAGTCGCAGTTCGTGAAGAAGGTTACGGACTGA
- a CDS encoding Bax inhibitor-1/YccA family protein yields MNPAPHGRSAGFARSTAVYDDGLRAHMLRIYNYMGLGLALTGLVAVLVAATPAIYVPIFSTPLKWVVMLAPLAFVLFLSFRIEAISAGTAQMLFWAFCGVMGLSLASIFLVFTGTSIARAFFGAAAMFAGMSLYGYTTKRDLSQFGSFLMMGLIGVILASVINLFLGSSALQFAISIIGILVFVGLTAWDTQAIKLQYAEHQDSETSQKLAVMGALSLYLNFINIFQLLLSLTGERE; encoded by the coding sequence ATGAATCCCGCCCCTCACGGCCGCAGCGCCGGTTTCGCGCGCTCCACCGCTGTCTATGACGACGGCCTGCGCGCGCATATGCTGCGCATCTACAACTACATGGGCCTCGGGCTCGCGCTGACGGGCCTCGTGGCCGTCCTCGTCGCGGCCACCCCCGCCATCTATGTGCCGATCTTCTCGACCCCGCTGAAATGGGTCGTGATGCTGGCGCCGCTCGCCTTCGTCCTGTTCCTGTCCTTCCGCATCGAGGCCATCTCGGCGGGCACCGCGCAGATGCTCTTCTGGGCCTTCTGCGGTGTCATGGGCCTGTCGCTCGCCTCGATCTTCCTCGTCTTCACCGGCACCTCGATCGCGCGCGCCTTCTTCGGGGCGGCGGCCATGTTCGCCGGCATGAGCCTCTACGGCTACACGACCAAGCGCGACCTGAGCCAGTTCGGCAGCTTCCTGATGATGGGCCTGATCGGCGTCATCCTGGCCAGCGTCATCAACCTCTTCCTCGGCTCGTCCGCGCTGCAGTTCGCGATCTCGATCATCGGCATCCTCGTCTTCGTCGGTCTGACGGCCTGGGACACGCAGGCGATCAAGCTGCAATATGCCGAGCATCAGGACAGCGAGACCTCGCAGAAGCTCGCCGTCATGGGGGCCCTGTCGCTCTACCTGAACTTCATCAACATCTTCCAGCTCCTGCTCTCGCTGACGGGCGAGCGCGAGTAA
- a CDS encoding methyl-accepting chemotaxis protein gives MMKASMKLTIKIKLAMTFLLVFLLMGAGTIFGLLDLRSANQTLRSIVDVQAARVEAASRLEIQQSEFNVVLRDYVTAPTATERAKLKQDITRIRADMSASIERLQTLADAEGEKLIAAYADQRKAAAALNNRVFALADAGDVAGASRLLAGESRAGMVKLAANLETFRTLYKDQMTEATAEADRELTASLVNLSALALAGILAGTIAATFLILSIGRRLGRALALSQRVVQGDLTTLAEERGSDEIAQLLKANNAMIVKLREVLGRVWLATDQVAANSQTMAATSEQLSQGSSEQAASTEEASASVEEMAANIRQTADSAGETERIAAKSAEDARASGDAVREAVAAMASIADRILIVQEIARQTDLLALNAAVEAARAGEHGRGFAVVASEVRKLAERSQAAAAEISALSARTSGVAATAGEMLQRLVPDIERTSGLVSSISVASRELSTGAQQVALAIQQLDQVTQQNSTAAEALASGAGELSVEADQLKEAVGFFRTGETQAPVAPQTRAVAPHARPSARAVPQPSLRPVRSSKGFDFDIGESEFDELDAAFQRAGTR, from the coding sequence ATGATGAAGGCCTCCATGAAACTGACCATAAAGATCAAGCTCGCCATGACCTTCCTTCTGGTGTTCCTGCTCATGGGGGCAGGCACCATCTTCGGGCTCCTGGACCTGCGCTCCGCGAACCAGACGCTGCGGTCCATCGTGGACGTCCAGGCCGCCCGGGTCGAGGCCGCCAGCCGGCTCGAGATCCAGCAGAGCGAGTTCAACGTGGTGCTGCGCGATTATGTGACCGCCCCGACGGCGACCGAGCGCGCCAAGCTCAAGCAGGACATCACCCGGATCCGCGCCGATATGAGTGCCAGCATCGAGCGGCTCCAGACACTCGCGGATGCCGAGGGAGAGAAGCTGATCGCCGCCTATGCCGATCAGCGCAAGGCCGCCGCCGCCTTGAACAATCGGGTCTTCGCGCTGGCGGACGCGGGCGATGTCGCCGGCGCCTCCCGCCTGCTGGCGGGCGAGTCCCGCGCGGGCATGGTGAAGCTCGCGGCGAACCTCGAGACCTTCCGCACGCTCTACAAGGACCAGATGACCGAGGCCACGGCCGAAGCGGATCGCGAGCTGACGGCGAGCCTTGTCAACCTGTCGGCGCTCGCGCTGGCGGGCATTCTCGCCGGAACCATCGCGGCTACCTTCCTCATCCTCTCCATCGGGCGCAGGCTCGGCCGGGCGCTGGCGCTGTCGCAGCGCGTCGTGCAGGGGGATCTGACCACCCTGGCCGAGGAGCGCGGCTCGGACGAGATCGCGCAGCTCCTCAAGGCCAACAACGCCATGATCGTGAAACTGCGCGAGGTTCTGGGGCGGGTGTGGCTCGCCACCGACCAGGTGGCGGCGAACAGCCAGACCATGGCCGCCACCTCCGAACAGCTGTCGCAGGGCAGCAGCGAACAGGCGGCCTCCACCGAAGAGGCCTCGGCCTCGGTCGAGGAGATGGCCGCCAACATCCGCCAGACCGCCGACAGTGCGGGTGAGACCGAACGGATCGCCGCAAAATCGGCCGAAGATGCGCGGGCCTCGGGCGATGCCGTGCGCGAGGCGGTGGCAGCGATGGCCTCCATCGCCGACCGCATCCTCATCGTGCAGGAGATCGCGCGCCAGACCGACCTTCTCGCCCTCAATGCCGCGGTCGAGGCCGCGCGGGCGGGCGAGCACGGGCGCGGTTTCGCCGTCGTGGCCAGCGAGGTCCGCAAGCTCGCCGAGCGCAGCCAGGCGGCGGCGGCCGAGATTTCCGCGCTGTCGGCGCGCACCTCCGGCGTGGCGGCCACGGCGGGCGAGATGCTCCAGCGGCTCGTGCCGGACATCGAGCGCACGTCCGGCCTCGTCTCCTCGATCTCCGTCGCCTCGCGCGAACTGTCGACGGGGGCGCAGCAGGTGGCGCTCGCCATCCAGCAGCTCGATCAGGTCACCCAGCAGAACAGCACCGCCGCTGAGGCTCTGGCGAGCGGGGCGGGTGAACTCTCCGTCGAGGCGGACCAGCTGAAGGAGGCGGTGGGCTTCTTCCGCACCGGAGAGACACAGGCCCCGGTCGCGCCGCAGACGCGCGCAGTTGCGCCGCACGCACGGCCTTCGGCGCGCGCCGTGCCTCAGCCGTCCCTGCGGCCGGTGCGGTCGTCCAAGGGCTTCGACTTCGACATCGGCGAGAGCGAGTTCGACGAGCTCGACGCGGCCTTCCAGCGCGCGGGCACCCGCTGA
- a CDS encoding sigma-70 family RNA polymerase sigma factor, protein MRETDEILAELTPLRRYARSLTRDEAEAEDLVQEALLRAHERRASFRRGKGLRVWLMSILHNLFIDALRSRRARERREAAAMEAAPLSHPASQESAVRLAQIREAFARLPEEQRSALHLVAIEGLSYAEAAEVLGVPQGTLMSRIGRARAALRAFENGEAARQPLRVVGGRDADDA, encoded by the coding sequence ATGCGCGAAACAGATGAGATCCTGGCCGAACTGACCCCGCTCCGGCGCTACGCCCGGTCGCTCACCCGCGACGAGGCGGAGGCCGAGGATCTCGTGCAGGAGGCGCTCCTGCGTGCGCATGAGCGGCGGGCGAGCTTCCGGCGCGGCAAGGGGCTCAGGGTCTGGCTGATGTCGATCCTGCACAACCTCTTCATCGATGCGCTGCGCAGCCGCCGCGCCCGCGAGCGGCGCGAGGCGGCGGCGATGGAGGCGGCGCCTCTGTCGCACCCCGCCTCGCAGGAGAGCGCGGTGCGGCTGGCCCAGATCCGCGAGGCCTTCGCGCGCCTGCCCGAAGAGCAGCGCTCGGCGCTGCATCTCGTGGCGATCGAGGGGCTGTCCTATGCCGAGGCCGCCGAGGTGCTCGGCGTGCCGCAGGGCACGCTCATGTCGCGGATCGGCCGGGCGCGTGCGGCGCTCCGGGCCTTCGAGAACGGAGAGGCGGCGCGCCAGCCGCTTCGGGTGGTGGGAGGACGCGATGCGGACGATGCATGA
- a CDS encoding diacylglycerol kinase has translation MTDRIDLPRPPQAQGARHLLASARHSLAGLRRLLQETAFRHELAGGAAGLALLLAGRASFPEILGAAVLFLLLVAAEALNTAIEVVVDHLAPGWAEFARDAKDLGSLAVLCLILANVAFVAYAILG, from the coding sequence ATGACCGACCGCATCGATCTGCCCCGGCCTCCGCAGGCTCAGGGCGCCCGCCATCTCCTCGCCTCGGCCCGTCATTCGCTGGCCGGCCTGCGCCGGCTGCTGCAGGAGACGGCCTTCCGGCACGAGCTGGCCGGCGGGGCAGCGGGGCTCGCGCTGCTGCTTGCCGGTCGCGCGAGCTTTCCCGAAATCCTCGGGGCCGCGGTGCTCTTCCTGCTGCTGGTGGCGGCCGAGGCGCTGAATACCGCAATCGAGGTGGTGGTCGATCACCTGGCGCCCGGCTGGGCGGAATTCGCGCGCGACGCCAAGGATCTGGGCTCGCTCGCCGTTCTCTGCCTCATTCTGGCGAACGTGGCCTTCGTCGCCTACGCGATCCTCGGCTGA
- a CDS encoding DUF2076 domain-containing protein, whose product MDHNDRQAIEGLFQKLAAVEQSAPARDGEADAFIADRIGRQPGAPYFMAQTIVVQEQALEQAQARIEQLEAQVRQGGAQQGGFFGKLFGGAPVPPAPQRPAASPFGSRGQAAAGASPFDNRAPGAGSPFGNRPAGGGFLAGAAQTAMGVAGGVLLANAVGSMFAGEAEAAEPEPEPEEDMGFDDAGFDDSEF is encoded by the coding sequence ATGGACCATAACGACCGTCAGGCCATCGAAGGCCTGTTCCAGAAGCTCGCGGCCGTCGAGCAGTCGGCGCCTGCCCGCGACGGCGAGGCGGACGCCTTCATCGCGGACCGGATCGGCCGTCAGCCCGGCGCGCCCTATTTCATGGCGCAGACCATCGTGGTGCAGGAACAGGCGCTCGAGCAGGCGCAGGCCCGGATCGAGCAGCTCGAGGCGCAGGTGCGTCAGGGCGGCGCGCAGCAGGGCGGCTTCTTCGGCAAGCTCTTCGGCGGCGCTCCGGTGCCGCCCGCGCCGCAGCGCCCGGCGGCCTCGCCCTTCGGATCCCGCGGGCAGGCTGCGGCCGGTGCGTCTCCCTTCGACAACCGCGCGCCGGGCGCGGGCTCGCCCTTCGGCAACCGGCCGGCGGGCGGCGGCTTCCTCGCCGGCGCGGCGCAGACCGCGATGGGCGTGGCGGGCGGCGTGCTGCTCGCCAATGCGGTGGGCAGCATGTTCGCGGGCGAGGCCGAGGCGGCCGAACCCGAACCCGAGCCGGAAGAGGACATGGGCTTCGACGACGCGGGTTTCGACGACAGCGAATTCTGA
- a CDS encoding GFA family protein codes for MDQVTGGCRCGEVRFVARGRPYRVGLCHCLDCRKQHGALFHASAIFPASAVSVEGTPSDYKGRAFCPRCGSQLFGRSEDEIEINLGALDAPDLFRPTYELWTIRRESWLPPFPLAHHYERDRPTAGRHEE; via the coding sequence ATGGATCAGGTCACGGGCGGCTGCCGCTGCGGAGAGGTGCGCTTCGTCGCGCGGGGTCGGCCCTATCGCGTGGGCCTCTGCCACTGTCTCGACTGCCGGAAGCAGCATGGCGCGCTGTTCCATGCCTCCGCGATCTTCCCGGCCAGCGCCGTCTCGGTCGAGGGCACGCCTTCGGACTACAAGGGCCGCGCCTTCTGCCCGCGCTGCGGCTCGCAGCTCTTCGGCCGCTCCGAGGACGAGATCGAGATCAACCTCGGCGCCCTCGACGCCCCGGATCTCTTCCGACCCACCTACGAGCTCTGGACGATCCGGCGCGAAAGCTGGTTGCCACCCTTCCCGCTGGCCCATCACTACGAGCGCGACCGCCCCACCGCAGGCCGGCACGAGGAGTGA
- a CDS encoding eCIS core domain-containing protein, with translation MRALVLPLALLLALAPHPAPAEGPATDPLTIANTYGRALAILGQQQAVAMLAAAIEDSRRQALAEGTAAIPEAIRARLAGHVPAQDLEMVRWRVGGGTDLSLQRNAILHGNASAITLGEVVVFADEGEALANASLWAHELRHVGQYREWGVPGFARRYLADHQAVEADAVAFAAAFAGGPPPLTLPERARLSPPRAPW, from the coding sequence ATGCGCGCCCTTGTCCTTCCGCTGGCCCTGCTTCTGGCGCTTGCGCCGCATCCCGCCCCCGCCGAAGGGCCCGCGACCGATCCGCTGACCATCGCCAACACCTACGGGCGGGCGCTGGCGATCCTCGGCCAGCAGCAGGCAGTGGCGATGCTGGCCGCCGCCATCGAGGACTCGCGGCGTCAGGCGCTGGCCGAGGGCACCGCGGCGATCCCCGAGGCGATCCGGGCACGCCTTGCGGGCCATGTCCCCGCCCAGGATCTCGAGATGGTGCGCTGGCGGGTGGGCGGCGGCACCGACCTGTCGCTCCAGCGCAACGCGATCCTGCACGGCAATGCCTCGGCGATCACGCTGGGCGAGGTGGTGGTCTTCGCCGACGAGGGCGAGGCGCTGGCCAACGCCTCGCTCTGGGCCCATGAGCTGCGCCATGTGGGCCAGTATCGGGAGTGGGGCGTGCCGGGCTTCGCCCGCCGCTACCTCGCCGATCATCAGGCGGTCGAGGCCGATGCGGTGGCCTTCGCCGCGGCCTTCGCAGGCGGGCCTCCGCCCCTCACCCTGCCCGAGCGCGCCCGTCTCTCCCCGCCCCGCGCGCCGTGGTAA
- a CDS encoding DUF2934 domain-containing protein has product MISRPRSVVWAAEAGAALGRAPEIFLICLEPAPRQEPRTIHDRREETMSDDREARIRQRAYELWEAEGQPAGRDQDYWLRAEAEIADDKPAPAAKAPRARKAKAEPAAGDEATPKAPRARRTKAEAAGGEAGEGTSGEDKAAKGEKKPAAPKPRRKASEKTS; this is encoded by the coding sequence ATGATCTCGCGCCCCCGGTCCGTCGTTTGGGCGGCCGAAGCGGGCGCGGCGCTTGGCAGGGCGCCGGAAATCTTCTTAATCTGCCTCGAGCCAGCCCCGAGGCAGGAGCCTCGAACGATCCATGACCGGAGGGAAGAGACGATGAGCGACGACCGCGAAGCCCGCATCCGCCAACGGGCCTACGAGCTTTGGGAAGCGGAGGGCCAGCCGGCCGGACGCGATCAGGATTACTGGCTGCGCGCCGAGGCCGAGATCGCGGACGACAAGCCGGCGCCTGCCGCGAAGGCGCCGCGGGCGCGCAAGGCGAAGGCCGAACCGGCCGCCGGTGACGAGGCGACCCCGAAGGCGCCGCGCGCCCGCCGGACGAAGGCCGAGGCCGCGGGAGGCGAGGCCGGGGAGGGCACGTCGGGGGAAGACAAGGCCGCCAAGGGCGAGAAGAAGCCCGCCGCGCCGAAGCCGCGCCGGAAGGCCTCCGAAAAGACGAGCTGA
- a CDS encoding anti-sigma factor family protein, whose amino-acid sequence MRTMHEPVTELDLVAYVDDQLDPWRRVAVERHLATDPEAAARVMADLQARDELRLAFAEPLPHEAPETRAAARRLARGLGLDRMLVRLAPMAAVLVLGGMIGAGVAGLGPLRVPQVVASEPPPEFIQAALEAHEAGRLRLSMQSQPAMPRLDAAEIRAKTGILLPGLPGDWQVQDVQIFPSPQGPSVEMALETPELGRLSLFAVRPGSFRVALPDEMQASGLEVAWFQIGEVAHVLVAEAAPPDALREAAEGLSRTLY is encoded by the coding sequence ATGCGGACGATGCATGAGCCGGTGACCGAGCTCGACCTCGTGGCCTATGTCGACGACCAGCTCGACCCGTGGCGCCGCGTGGCGGTGGAGCGGCATCTCGCGACCGATCCCGAGGCCGCGGCCCGGGTGATGGCCGATCTGCAGGCGCGCGACGAGCTGCGCCTCGCCTTTGCCGAGCCGCTGCCGCACGAGGCACCCGAGACGCGGGCCGCCGCACGGCGCCTCGCGCGCGGGCTGGGGCTCGACCGGATGCTGGTGCGGCTGGCGCCGATGGCGGCGGTCCTCGTGCTGGGCGGCATGATTGGTGCGGGCGTCGCCGGCCTCGGGCCGCTGCGCGTGCCGCAGGTGGTGGCCTCCGAGCCGCCGCCCGAATTCATCCAGGCCGCGCTCGAGGCGCACGAGGCGGGCAGGCTCCGGCTTTCGATGCAATCGCAGCCCGCGATGCCCCGGCTCGACGCGGCCGAGATCCGCGCCAAGACCGGCATCCTGCTGCCCGGCCTGCCCGGCGACTGGCAGGTGCAGGACGTGCAGATCTTCCCCTCGCCGCAGGGCCCCAGCGTCGAGATGGCGCTCGAGACGCCCGAGCTCGGGCGGCTGTCGCTCTTTGCGGTGCGGCCCGGCAGCTTCCGCGTGGCGCTGCCCGACGAGATGCAGGCGAGCGGCCTCGAGGTCGCCTGGTTCCAGATCGGCGAAGTGGCCCATGTCCTCGTGGCCGAGGCCGCCCCGCCGGATGCCCTGCGCGAGGCCGCCGAAGGCCTCTCGCGCACGCTTTACTGA
- a CDS encoding phosphoethanolamine transferase produces the protein MFPFPLSVGRAPATAPARGRALPSVFQINLAVTSFLLIADNATFWARALGIFGPGAELLLFGTAIWALTFFIVALFGTGPLRRPMLALLLLLGAATGYFQDRLGVTMDRDMIENVMTTTLSEGRHLVTPGFLIHLAIFGLLPALVVLRLPVREGGWRAAARSGLSAVMALALGAGLVMADFKTLSAVLREHKELVSAWQPAMPLGSALRYAKLRVRTHDLTVAALGTDAQKGPLLAAAPKPVLTVLVVGETARAQNWGLNGYERDTTPKLRARGVVNFSDVESCGTATAVSMPCMFSNLTRKGYSHEKGLAQENLLDVLAHAGVAVEWWDNNTGDKDIAARLPSARVPETVDACGEGECTDAAFLPLLDRTLAGMKDDTVLVLHQIGSHGPAYHLRYPKAFERFSPACQSAEFSRCTDEEIRNAYDNSLAFTDHILAAMIDRLAAQDRVIPALVYVSDHGESLGENGLYLHGAPRFMAPDTQTHVPMVMWLSEAFRSTMRLDVGCLQAHAAEPASHDNLFHSVLGLMDIRTEVRDTSLDRVSSCRASAS, from the coding sequence ATGTTCCCATTTCCGCTCAGCGTCGGCCGGGCTCCGGCAACGGCTCCCGCACGGGGTCGCGCGCTTCCCTCCGTCTTCCAGATCAATCTTGCGGTGACGAGCTTCCTGCTGATCGCGGACAATGCGACCTTCTGGGCCCGTGCGCTCGGGATCTTCGGGCCGGGGGCAGAGCTTCTGCTGTTCGGAACGGCGATCTGGGCGCTCACCTTCTTCATCGTCGCCCTGTTCGGGACGGGGCCGCTGCGCCGGCCGATGCTGGCGCTGCTGCTGCTGCTGGGCGCCGCGACCGGTTACTTCCAGGATCGGCTGGGCGTGACGATGGACCGGGACATGATCGAGAACGTGATGACGACGACGCTGTCCGAGGGGCGCCATCTCGTCACGCCGGGCTTCCTGATCCATCTGGCGATCTTCGGCCTCTTGCCCGCGCTGGTCGTGCTGCGCCTGCCCGTGCGCGAGGGCGGCTGGCGGGCGGCGGCGCGCAGCGGGCTTTCGGCGGTCATGGCGCTCGCCCTCGGGGCGGGTCTCGTGATGGCCGACTTCAAGACCCTCTCGGCGGTCCTGCGCGAGCACAAGGAGCTGGTGTCGGCCTGGCAGCCCGCGATGCCGCTCGGCTCGGCGCTGCGCTATGCCAAGCTGCGCGTGCGCACCCACGATCTGACGGTGGCGGCGCTTGGCACCGATGCGCAGAAGGGGCCGCTCCTCGCGGCGGCGCCGAAGCCGGTTCTGACCGTCCTCGTGGTGGGCGAGACCGCGCGGGCGCAGAACTGGGGGCTGAACGGCTACGAGCGCGACACGACGCCCAAGCTGCGCGCCCGCGGCGTGGTGAATTTCTCCGACGTCGAGAGCTGCGGCACGGCGACGGCCGTGTCGATGCCCTGCATGTTCTCGAACCTCACGCGCAAGGGCTACAGCCACGAGAAGGGCCTCGCGCAGGAGAACCTGCTCGATGTGCTGGCCCATGCGGGCGTGGCGGTGGAGTGGTGGGACAACAACACGGGCGACAAGGACATCGCGGCGCGCCTGCCGTCGGCGCGGGTGCCCGAGACGGTGGATGCCTGCGGCGAGGGCGAATGCACCGATGCGGCCTTCCTGCCGCTCCTCGACCGGACGCTCGCCGGCATGAAGGACGACACGGTGTTGGTGCTGCACCAGATCGGCAGCCACGGGCCCGCCTATCACCTGCGCTACCCCAAGGCCTTCGAGCGGTTCTCGCCCGCCTGCCAGAGCGCGGAATTCTCGCGCTGCACGGACGAGGAGATCCGCAATGCCTATGACAACAGCCTGGCCTTCACCGATCATATCCTCGCCGCGATGATCGACCGGCTGGCCGCGCAGGACCGCGTGATCCCGGCGCTGGTCTATGTCTCGGATCACGGCGAGTCCCTGGGCGAGAACGGGCTCTATCTGCATGGCGCGCCGCGCTTCATGGCGCCCGACACGCAGACCCATGTGCCGATGGTGATGTGGCTCTCCGAGGCGTTCCGGTCGACCATGCGCCTCGATGTGGGCTGCCTGCAGGCGCATGCGGCCGAGCCCGCAAGCCATGACAACCTGTTCCATTCGGTGCTCGGGCTGATGGACATCCGCACCGAGGTGCGCGACACGAGCCTCGACCGTGTCTCGTCCTGCCGCGCTTCCGCTTCCTGA
- a CDS encoding response regulator transcription factor has protein sequence MRILLVEDDPGLGGAIRDQISAEGHAADWMTGVEDALASVATTAYDLVLLDLNLPDGSGLDFLRGLRARKETMPVIILTARDRVTERIAGLNAGADDYMVKPFDLSELSARIGAVSRRYAGNPSPRLALGPLEVDIADRRIDGPEGEVTLSQREWAIFEALVKRPGSVVSKTQLEETLYAFDAEVESNTIEVYVSRLRKKLGRDRIETRRGMGYRLVRE, from the coding sequence ATGCGTATCCTGCTCGTCGAGGATGACCCCGGCCTGGGTGGGGCCATCCGCGACCAGATCAGCGCCGAGGGCCATGCGGCAGACTGGATGACGGGCGTCGAGGATGCCCTGGCCTCGGTCGCGACCACGGCCTACGATCTCGTGCTGCTCGACCTGAACCTGCCCGACGGGAGCGGGCTCGACTTCCTGCGCGGGCTCCGCGCCCGGAAGGAGACCATGCCCGTCATCATCCTCACGGCGCGCGACCGGGTGACGGAGCGGATCGCGGGGCTGAATGCGGGCGCCGACGATTACATGGTCAAGCCGTTCGACCTTTCCGAACTGTCCGCCCGGATCGGTGCCGTCTCGCGGCGCTATGCCGGCAATCCCAGCCCGCGCCTCGCGCTCGGCCCGCTGGAGGTCGACATCGCCGACCGGCGGATCGACGGGCCCGAGGGCGAGGTCACGCTCTCGCAGCGCGAATGGGCGATCTTCGAGGCGCTCGTGAAGCGGCCGGGATCGGTCGTCTCGAAGACCCAGCTCGAGGAAACGCTCTACGCCTTCGACGCCGAGGTCGAAAGCAACACGATCGAGGTCTATGTCAGCCGCCTGCGCAAGAAGCTCGGGCGCGACCGGATCGAGACGCGGCGCGGCATGGGCTACCGGCTGGTGCGGGAATGA
- a CDS encoding two-component sensor histidine kinase, translated as MSRPRSLRRELALGLSGAIVLLWTVATLSAAYVVREEMGETFDSALQETAERLLPLALSDGTDDTAPVPRRIARAGEHGENLTWVVRDAEGTVRLWSPDARAETFAQPVPAGFSTSGRHRFYAVSDLSGRWTLSIAEPLSNRREAVRETLVAFVAPMLLLLPLILALVVWRTRAALARLGDLSREVQGRDETDLRPLATQGLQAELLPLRDAVDRLMARLGRAIAAERGFTANAAHELRTPMAAALAQAQRLIVEAPEALRPRAERLEQELKRLARLAAKLLELSRAEGAAVLAETPQDLAPILEIVVDDARHGPEGLRLRDEIGALEARMDPDAFAILARNLIENALRHGEGAVEVTLGAEGLRVTNGGPALAPDLLARIPQRFARGSSTREGSGLGLAIAAGIARGAGWRLALTSPIPGRPDGFEARAIPPQPRIA; from the coding sequence ATGAGCCGACCGCGCAGCCTGCGGCGCGAGCTCGCGCTGGGGCTGTCGGGCGCGATCGTCCTGCTCTGGACGGTGGCCACCCTGTCGGCCGCCTATGTGGTGCGCGAGGAGATGGGCGAGACCTTCGACAGTGCGCTTCAGGAGACGGCCGAGCGTCTGCTGCCGCTTGCGCTGTCGGACGGGACCGACGACACGGCCCCGGTGCCGCGCCGGATCGCGCGCGCGGGCGAGCATGGCGAAAACCTGACCTGGGTGGTGCGGGATGCGGAAGGGACGGTGCGGCTCTGGTCGCCCGACGCCCGTGCCGAGACCTTCGCCCAGCCCGTGCCGGCCGGCTTCTCCACCAGCGGGCGTCACCGCTTCTACGCGGTCTCGGATCTCAGCGGACGCTGGACGCTCTCGATCGCCGAGCCGCTCTCGAACCGGCGCGAGGCGGTGCGCGAGACGCTGGTGGCCTTCGTGGCCCCGATGCTGCTCCTGCTGCCGCTGATCCTGGCGCTGGTGGTTTGGCGCACGCGGGCGGCTCTCGCGCGGCTGGGCGATCTCTCGCGCGAGGTGCAGGGGCGCGACGAGACCGACCTCAGACCTCTGGCCACGCAGGGACTGCAGGCCGAACTTCTGCCGCTCCGCGACGCGGTCGACCGGCTGATGGCCCGGCTCGGGCGCGCCATCGCCGCCGAGCGCGGCTTCACCGCCAATGCCGCGCATGAGCTTCGCACGCCCATGGCCGCGGCGCTGGCTCAGGCCCAGCGGCTGATCGTCGAGGCGCCCGAGGCGCTGCGGCCCCGCGCAGAGCGCCTCGAGCAGGAGCTGAAGCGGCTCGCGCGGCTGGCGGCCAAGCTCCTCGAACTGTCGCGCGCCGAGGGCGCCGCGGTTCTGGCGGAGACGCCGCAGGATCTGGCGCCGATCCTCGAGATCGTGGTCGACGATGCCCGTCACGGGCCGGAGGGCCTGCGGTTGCGCGACGAGATCGGCGCGCTCGAGGCCCGGATGGATCCCGACGCCTTCGCCATCCTCGCGCGGAACCTGATCGAGAATGCGCTGCGGCACGGCGAGGGCGCGGTCGAGGTGACGCTGGGAGCGGAGGGGCTGCGGGTGACGAACGGCGGGCCGGCGCTGGCGCCGGACCTGCTCGCGCGCATCCCGCAGCGCTTTGCCCGGGGCAGCAGCACGCGGGAAGGCTCGGGGCTGGGCCTCGCCATCGCCGCGGGCATCGCCCGGGGCGCGGGCTGGCGCCTCGCGCTGACCTCTCCGATCCCCGGCCGTCCCGACGGCTTCGAGGCGCGTGCGATCCCGCCTCAGCCGAGGATCGCGTAG